GTTGAGAGCCATGTCAAATTGGGTGCCGTGACCGCCAAGGTCGATGAAAAGCGGGCGCAAGCTGCGGAGATTGACCGCAAAATCGCGGAAAAAATGGCCGAGCTTGACCGCTTGGACGGCGAAATCGGCGAGAAAATCGAGCTGCGAAACGAGGTGGGCGAGAGCCTCCAGCGCGAGCAGCGGCGATTGGAGTCGGTTCGGCGCGGAACGCGAGCAGTTGCGCGAGACGTTGAGGAGCTTCGACCCGTCGCTGCCGAGATTGGGCGCTGGGAAGCTGCGGGGCGCGCTGAGCGCGGCACAATTCTCGATTCAATCGCTGCTCGATGCGCAGGAGCGGCGAGAGCAGCTAGAGCGGCAATTGAGGAGCTTGGAGACCGCATCTGGGCATTGATGCGTCCCAGGAAGGCGCAGCGCACCGAGCGCGGCTTGGATGATGTGATGAGGGGTGCCACGGAAGTGGCGAAGGCATGGAACCGAAGCCACGAAGCGCCTGCGCGGTCGCGCGGGCAGGCGCGGTGATGTGTTATAGTAGTACCTGTATTACAGCATAGGAGGTACGGCATGGCTACCGCAGTTACTTCAATGAGGATTCCAACAGACCTGAACGAACGATACAGCAGGCTTGCGAAGGAAACTGGCAGGTCAAGGAGCTTTTACGTGAACGAAGCCCTGCAGGAAGCTATCGATCGATTTGAGTACGAGTACGGCATTCTCAAGGACATCGAGGAC
This sequence is a window from Ruminococcus hominis. Protein-coding genes within it:
- the relB gene encoding type II toxin-antitoxin system RelB family antitoxin, which gives rise to MATAVTSMRIPTDLNERYSRLAKETGRSRSFYVNEALQEAIDRFEYEYGILKDIEDYRAGRLETYSIDEVRAHCGLAN